The DNA segment atgatttgatatctacagtgtttattatgatttgatatctagtgtttattatgatttgatatctacagtgtttattatgatttgatatctagtgtttattatgatttgatatctagtgtttcttatgatttgatatctagtgtttattatgatttgatatctagtgtttattatgatttgatatctacagtgtttattatgatttgatatctagtgtttattatgatttgatatctacagtgtttattatgatttgatatctagtgtttattatgatttgatatctagtctttcttatgatttgatatctagtgtttattatgatttgatatctacagtgtttattatgatttgatatctagtgtttattatgatttgatatctacagtgtttattatgatttgatatctagtgtttattatgatttgatatctagtgtttcttatgatttgatatctagtgtttattatgatttgatatctacagtgtttattatgatttgatatctacagtgtttattatgatttgataactagtgtttattatgatttgatatctacagtgtttcttatgatttgatatctagtgtttcttatgatttgatatctacagtgtttattatgatttgatatctacagtgtttattatgatttgatatctagtgtttcttatgatttgatatctacagtgtttcttatgatttgatatctacagtgtttaagatttgatatctagtgtttattatgatttgatatctacagtgttttttatgatttgatatctacagtgtttcttatgatttgatatctacagtgtttattatgatttgatatctacagtgtttattatgatttgatatctagtgtttcttatgatttgatatctagtgtttcttatgatttgatatctacagtgtttcttatgatttgatatctacagtgtttcttatgatttgatatctacagtgtttcttatgatttgatatctacagtgtttattatgatttgatatctacagtgtttaagatttgatatctagtgtttattatgatttgatatctagtgtttcttatgatttgatatctacagtgtttcttatgatttgatatctacagtgtttcttatgatttgatatctacagtgtttattatgatttgatatctacagtgtttattatgatttgatatctagtgtttcTTATGATTTGATATGTACAGTGTTTATTACGTTTTTAATCAATAAGGCTCAGTTcaatccaaatggcaccctattccctatttagtgcactacttttaatcaaAGCCCTATGGgtcatggtcaaaagtagggcactatatagggaatagggtgccatggtcTTACCCATCTTCTTAGGCAGCAAATAGACATCCTGTTTGTAGCGTCCCTCAGGAGCATTGAACAACTCAATCAGAGCCAGGGcctgcagagagacacagaccaccACAGAGTCTCAACGCTGCCAACATCCCATTCTCACAAAGCTCAGGTAGCAGCAGAACAACAGGAGAACAGAGTACCTCTAGTCTCGTCTTCAGCAAACCGCCAACACTTGAAGTAGGACTAGTACCACGTCTGTAATGCATGAAGCCCGGTATTTCTAATGTCAATGAATGACTCTAAATAAACTAGTATGTGTACATCTGGGGAAAAGCAATTGAAAAACGGTGAAAGTTCAATTGTGATGATACAATGCATCTAactgttgtatttctatgtgtcgATGTTCTGATTGGATCGGTCTCTATGTAAAAAAACAATGACAATATGTCTCACCTGAGTAGTGGCTGTGATAGAGGGGACAGTATGTCTCACCTGAGTAGTGGCTGTGATAGACAGGACAATATGTCTCACCTGAGTAGTGGCTGTGATAGACAGGACAATATGTCTCACCTGAGTAGTGGCTGTGATAGACAGGACGATATGTCTCACCTGAGTAGTGGCTGTGATAGACAGGACGATATGTCTCACCTGAATAGTGGCTGTGATAGACAGGACAATATGTCTCACCTGAGTAGTGGCTGTGATAGACAGGACAATATGTCTCACCTGAGTAGTGGCTGTGATAGACAGGACAATATGTCTCACCTGAGTAGTGGCTGTGATAGACAGGACGATATGTCTCACCTGAGTAGTGGCTGTGATAGACAGGACGATATGTCTCACCTGAATAGTGGCTGTGATAGACAGGACAATATGTCTCACCTGAGTAGTGGCTGTGATAGACAGGACAATATGTCTCACCTGAGTAGTGGCTGTGATAGACAGGACAATATGTCTCACCTGAGTAGTGGCTGTGATAGACAGGACAATATGTCTCACCTGAGTAGTGGCTGTGATAGACAGGACAATATGTCTCACCTGAGTAGTGGCTGTGATAGACAGGACAATATGTCTCACCTGAGTAGTGGCTGTGATAGACAGGACAATATGTCTCACCTGAGTAGTGGCTGTGATAGACAGGACAATATGTCTCACCTGAGTAGTGGCTGTGATAGACAGGACAATATGTCTCACCTGAGTAGTGGCTGTGATAGACAGGACAAACGTAGGCACTGTAGAACAGCTCAGATTCAAAAGACGACCCTGTaggaaacaacacacacacacacacacacacacacacacacacacacacacacacacacacacacacacacacacacacacacacacacacacacacacacacacacacacacacacacacacacacacacacacacacaggagatacaTCAAAACAGTGGTCAATTGCAAAGCCATTCTCAGGGAAACACCTTTCAAATCAAAACAGAGATTATCAGAGATAATTTGTGGTGTGAGGttgtagtgtgtactctactgtgaggggatagtgtgtactctaccgtgaggttgtagtgtacttactgtgaggggatagtgtgtactctaccgtgaggttgtagtgtgtactctactgtgagggatagtgtgtactctactgtgaggttgtagtgtgtactctactgtgaggggatagtgtgactctactgtgaggggatagtgtgaaCTCTACTGTGAGGttgtagtgtgtactctactgtgaggctgtagtgtgtactctactgtgagggatagtgtactctactgtgagggatagtgtgtactctactgtgatgggatagtgtgtactgtgaggggatagtgtgtactgtgagggggtagtgtgtactgtgaaggatagtgtgtactctactgtgaggggatTGTGTGTACCTACTGCGGGGATAGTGTGTATTGTGATGGGCTAGTTTGTACTCTACTGTGTAGTgtgtacacactatcccctcacattACACACTACCCCTCACAGgagagtacacactatcccctcacagtacacactaccccctcacagtagagtacacactatcccatcacagtacacactatcccctcacagtacacactatcccctcacggtacacactatcccctcgcagtagagtacacactatcccctcacagtagagtacacactatcccctcacagtagagtacacactatcccctcacagtacacactatcccctcacagtacacactatcccctcacagtagagtacacactatgccctcacagtagagtacacactatcccatcacagtacacactatcccctcacagtacacactatcccctcacggtacacactatcccctcacagtacacactatcccctcacagtacacactatcccctcacagtagagtacacactatgccctcacagtagagtacacactatcccatcacagtacacactatcccctcacagtagagtacacactatcccctcgcagtagagtacacactatcccctcacagtagagtacacactatcccctcacattagagtacacactatcccctcacagtagagtacacactacaacctcacggtacacactatcccctccgggtacacactatcccctcacagtacacactatcccctcacagtagagtacacactatcccctcacggtacacactatcccctcacagtagagtacacactatcccctcgcagtagagtacacactatcccctcgcagtagagtacacactatcccctcacagtacacactatcccctcacggtacacactatcccctcacagtagagtacacactatgccctcacagtagagtacacactatcccctcacagtacacactatcccctcacagtacacactatcccctcacggtacacactatcccctcacagtacacactatcccctcacggtacacactatgccctcacagtagagtacacactatcccctcacagtacacactatcccctcacagtagagtacacactatcccctcacggtacacactatcccctcacggtacacactatcccctcacggtacacactatcccctcacagtagagtacacactatcccctcacagtagagtacacactatcccctcacagtacacactatcccctcacggtacacactatcccctcacagtagagtacacactatgccctcacagtagagtacacactatcccatcacagtacacactatcccctcacagtagagtacacactatcccctcacagtacacactatcccctcacagtacacactatcccctcacggtacacactatcccctcacagtagagtacacactatcccctcacagtacacactatcccatcacggtacacactatcccctcacagtagagtacacactatcccctcacagtacacactatcccctcacagtaaagtacacactatcccctcacagtacacactacacaacatGGGTCAACGATGGGAAGACAAAGCCTTTAGTTACATGTTAGTGGGAAATCTCTCAGGCCAAGTCACTATTTTGTTGTGTTTTCAAAAAGAGTCAGGTTTGGAAGCAGACAAAGGTGACAGAAAGGTCATCAGGATACATCTCATGGTGGGAAACCTATCCGTCCGCCTATTTAGTAACTCTAGAATGTTTTTATAGCTCTTTGAATCACAGACACAGGTTTGGGAGGGAAGTTCCTTGAGATCCGAGCTAAAGGTCATTCTGTCTCACTATTGTTTCACTCAGTGCTCCATGTTACTAAAGCAGTGCTCCCCAAACAatagagtacacactatcccctcacagtacacactatcccctcacagtagaggacacactatcccctcacagtacacactatcccctcacagtacacggtgtcccctcacagtacacactatcccctcacagtacacactatcccctcacagtacacactatcccctcacagtacacactatcccctcacagtacacactatcccctcacagtacacactatcccctcacagtacacactatcccctcacagtacacactatcccctcacagtacacactatcccctcacagtacacggTTTCCCTCACAGTACACAGtgtcccctcacagtacacactatcccccctcacagtacactacttcccctcacagtagagtacacactatcccctcacagtagagtacacactatcccctcacagtacacactatccccctcaCGGTACACACTATCCCTTCACAGTACACACTACCCCCCTCACAGTACACTATCCCCACAgtacactatcccctcacagtagagtacacactatctcacagtacacactatcctcACAGTACACGGtgtcccctcacagtacacactatcccctcacagtacacactatcccctcacagtacacactatccctcacagtacacactcatcccctcacagtacacactatcccctcacagtacacactatcccctctggtacacactatcccctcacagtacacactatcccctcacagtacacactatcccctcacagtacacggTGTCcccccacagtacacactatcccctcacagtacacactatcccctcacagtacacactatcccctcacagtacacactatcccctcacagtagagtacacactatcccctcacagtacacactatcccctcacagtacacactatcccctcacagtacacactatcccctcacagtacacactatcccctcacagtacacactatcccccctcacagtacacagtgtcccctcacagtacacactatcccctcacagtacacactatcccctcacagtagagtacacactatccctcacagtacacactatcccctcacagtagagtacactatcccctcacagtacacactattcCCTCgcggtacacactatcccctcacagtacacactatcccctcacagtacacactatccccctcacagtacacactatccccctcacagtagagtacacactatgccctcacagtagagtacactatcccatcacagtacacactatcccctcacagtagagtacacactatccccgcagtagagtacacactatcccctcacagtagagtacacactatcccctcacattagagtacacactatcccctcacagtagagtacacactacaaCCTCACGGTACACACTATTCCCCTCCgggtacacactatcccctcacagtacacactatcccctcacagtagagtacacactatcccctcacggtacacactatcccctcacagtagagtacacactatcccctcgcagtagagtacacactatcccctcgcagtagagtacacactatcccctcacagtacacactatcccctcacggtacacactatcccctcacagtagagtacacactatgccctcacagtagagtacacactatcccctcacagtacacactatcccctcacagtacacactatcccctcacggtacacactatcccctcacagtacacactatcccctcacggtacacactatgccctcacagtagagtacacactatcccctcacagtacacactatcccctcacagtagagtacacactatcccctcacggtacacactatcccctcacggtacacactatcccctcacggtacacactatcccctcacagtagagtacacactatcccctcacagtagagtacacactatcccctcacagtacacactatcccctcacggtacacactatcccctcacagtagagtacacactatgccctcacagtagagtacacactatcccatcacagtacacactatcccctcacagtagagtacacactatcccctcacagtacacactatcccctcacggtacacactatcccctcacagtagagtacacactatgccctcacagtagagtacacactatcccatcacagtacacactatcccctcacagtacacactatcccctcacagtacacactatcccctcacggtacacactatcccctcacagtagagtacacactatcccctcacagtacacactatcccatcacggtacacactatcccctcacagtagagtacacactatcccctcacagtacacactatcccctcacagtaaagtacacactatcccctcacagtacacactacacaacatGGGTCAACGATGGGAAGACAAAGCCTTTAGTTACATGTTAGTGGGAAATCTCTCAGGCCAAGTCACTATTTTGTTGTGTTTTCAAAAAGAGTCAGGTTTGGAAGCAGACAAAGGTGACAGAAAGGTCATCAGGATACATCTCATGGTGGGAAACCTATCCGTCTGCCTATTTAGTAACTCTAGAATGTTTTTATAGCTCTTTGAATCACAGACACAGGTTTGGGAGGGAAGTTCCTTGAGATCCGAGCTAAAGGTCATTCTGTCTCACTATTGTTTCACTCAGTGCTCCATGTTACTAAAGCAGTGCTCCCCAAACAATAGAGTACACACTaccccctcacagtacacactatcccctcacagtagagtacacactatcccctcacagtacacactatcccctcacagtacacactatcccctcacagtagagtacacactatcccctcacagtagagtacacactatcccctcacagtacacactatcccctcacggtacacactatcccctcacggtacacactatcccctcacggtacacactatcccctcacggtacacactatcccctcacggtacacagtgtcccctcacagtacacactatcccctcacggtccacactatcccctcacggtacacactatcccctcacggtacacactatcccctcacggtacacactatcccctcacggtacacactatcccctcacggtacacactatcccctcacagtacacactatcccctcacagtacacggtgtcccctcacagtacacagtgtcccctcacagtacacactatcccctcacggtacacactatcccctcacagtacacactatcccctcacagtacacagtgtcccctcacagtacacactatcccctcacggtacacactatcccctcacagtacacactatcccctcacagtacacagtgtcccctcacagtacacactatcccctcacggtacacactatcccctcacggtacacactatcccctcacagtacacactatcccctcacagtacataCTATCCCCTCgcggtacacactatcccctcacagtagagtacacactatcccctcacagtagagtacacactatcccctcgcAGTACACagtatcccctcacagtacacagtatcccctcacagtacacactaccccctcacagtacacactatccctcacagtagagtacacactatcccctcacagtagagtacacactatcccctcgcagtacacactatcccctcacagtacacactaccccctcacggtacacactatcccctcacagtacacactatcccctcacagtacacactatcccctcacagtacacactatcccctcacagtacacactaccccctcacagtacacactatcccctcacagtacacactatcccctcacagtacactgatgatttgaatcagcttTGTAGTGCTAGGGGAAAAAACCTAAACGTGCAACCCTTGGTGAGTTTGTGAAACGTTGCACTAGGGTGAAACAACGGCGAATGGGAGTGATGCTCAGTTTAACTCCAGGCCAGGGACACAGAGGCTGTAGAGGACAGAAACCGTACCTCAGCCAGCAGGACAACCCTCTTGCCATCGGGCCAGATCACATGGTCCACCTGAGAACGCACCCTCTCCCAGGTAAGCTCCGGGCTCCTCAGGCTGGCCTAGAGGCGAGAGAGACCGGGGCAGGATTAGTGACACAGCAGAAACACAaagcgagcacacacacacgcacacgcacgcacacacacacgcacacacacacaggtaaaagTACCTCACCACATCAATCTCGGTATTGGAATGTCCCATGTTGCAGACTATACAGCCATTCTTCATCCGGTCCAGCTGCTCTCTGGTCACCACGTTCTTATTGCCTGAGTGACAACAATAAAGTCAGCTCATCTCAGGTCTGATTACAATCAATAATGTTGGCTGtctataatgagagagagagagagagagagagagagaaagagagagggggggtgcagagagagagagagggagagagacagagagaggaagggagggagggacagagagggagggacagagagacacagagacagagagagagtgagagagagagagacagagagggagggacagagagacagagggagagggagggacagagagacagagagagacacagagagagagagagacagagaaagagacacagagagagagagagagggagacagagagagggagacagagagagacagagagggagggacagagagagagagagacagagagagagggacagagagagagagagacagagagagggacagagagagagagagggacagagagagagggacagagagagagagagggacagagagagagagggacagagagagagggagggacagagagagagagggacagagagagggagagacagagagagaggagggacagagagagagaggagggacagagagagagagagagagagagagacagagagggagagagagacgagagagagagagacagagagagagagagagacagagagagagggagacagagagggagggacagagagagacagagagagagagagggagagagagagacagagagagagggagacagagagggagggacagagagagagagagacagagagagagagacagagagagagggagacagagagagagagggagggacagagagagagagagacagagagacagagagagagggagactgagagggagggacagagagacagagagagagagacagagacagagagagacagagagagagagagacagagagagagagagagagagacagacagagagggatacacATTCAAACAGGTGACCTCTAACTTGCCATCTGCCGGATAAACCTGAGTCATAAACAAGGACAGCGGCTGGGAGGACTGCTTCTATAATTATCAGAGTGGAATAGTCTGGATGAGGCGTGCTCTGATTGATCTAGTTTACCTGTGCAGGTTATCACCAGGTCCATCTGACGAATGACTTCATTCAGCTTCACCACCCTGAACCCATCCATGCTGTATACGCAGGAAGATTTGTAGAAAAAAGTAGCCAAAAATAACTAAAACACATATGTTTTTTAAAGACGTGGAAACATTAGACTGTAGGCAAGTCCCAGCCACTCACCAGCCCTGCAGGGCGCAGATGGGGTCTATCTCCGTGATGCAGACGATGGCTCCCAGGGCCTTCAGGGCAGAACAGCAACCCTTCCCCACCTACAGGACAGAGAACAGCCCAGTACAGCACTCTCAAATCTATGTTCAAATGCCAAACATCAACTTATGAATCTAAGGTGTCAGCTAACAGTCAATCAGAGTAAAGAATCAGAAGGACTGTACCTCTCCATAACCGCACACCACCACCTGTTTCCCCCCAAACATCACATCAGTGGTCCTCTTCAAACTACAGCAAGCAGAGAAAGTAACAATTACAAATCAGACACGATCCATTTATAAattacaaacaaaacaaaaccatCACACACTTTATGTGAGAAAAACATTTGATATTAGTGTTTAAAAAAGGTCTCACCCGTCCAGGATGGACTCTCTGCAGCAGTAGAGGTTGTCAAACTTCTGCTTGGTAACAGAGTCGTTCACGTTCATGGCCGGGACACACAGCTTGCCTGCCTTGGACAGCTGGTACAACCTGAGAAGAAAGGATGAAAGTTTAGTTGAGCCACAGACTAACAGGTGATCAACCGGATCCAATCCCACAGACATCTCTCCTTGCTGTGGATGGATGTGACCAATGTTTTAGGAAAGCTCTTTCTCACCTGTGGACTCCAGTGACACTCTCCTCCACGATGCCCTGAGCCTTCTTGAACACGCTGGGGTACTTCTTATAAACCCAGTGGGTCAGATCCCCTCCGTCATCCAAGATCTACAGTAACACCAACACAGGAAGAGCAAATGGTAGAAGAGCAGACAGTGGACTCAAACAATAGAGATATCTGCTGCATTAAGTCTGTATACTAAATAGAGACATCTGCTGCATTAAGTCTGTATGCATACTAAATAGAAACATCGGCTGCATTAAGTCTGTATACTAAATAGAGACATCTGCTGCATTAAGTCTGTATACTAAATAGAGACATCTGCTGCATTAAGTCTATATGTATACTAAATAGAGACATCTGCTGTATTAAGTCTGCATACTAAATAAGGTTGGAAGATAAGCGACGGATGGAAACAGAAGCCTCCATAAATACAGTAAAGCAATTTCAATCATTTCAAATCAATCAAAAATAAGCCTTTACAATGTGTGAGAGTGTCAATGCACGACAGAGGTCAAGTACATTATTAGGGGATGGTTTAGTCTTTAGGTACCATGTTGGCCTGCCAGCCTTCCGTGTTGACACAGCGGTCGATGCACCACCAAAAGTCATCCTCTGACTCGCCCTTCCACGCAAACACAGGCACACCTGtaggcgagaggagagagagggggaggctagGACTTATtatggctgggggagagagagagagagagagagagagagagggggggggggctaggaCTTGTtatggctgggagagagagagagagagagagagagggggggagagagagagatgccatcacagcagcaagatttgtgacctgttgccacaagaaaagggtaaccattaaagaacaaacaccattgtaaatacaacccatatttctgttgatttattttcccattTGTACTTTAACTTTTCActgtatataatatgacatttgaaatgtctctggaacttgtgtgagtgtaatatttactgttcactttttaatgtttatttcactttattttattatctatttcacttgctttggcaatgtaaacatgagttTCCCATGCCactaaagccccttgaattgaattgagagagaaagagagggggagggtagcgagggaaagagagggggaaggtagcgagggaaagagaaagaggtagagggagggtgagagagagagagagagagaggtagaaggagggaaggggcgagacagacagaaggaaagagaggacagTATTATAAGTTCTCACCGGTCTCTGCCAGGGCAGCAGCCACCTCGTTCTGAGTAGAGTAGATGTTACAGGCTGTCCAACGACACTGAGCTCCGAG comes from the Oncorhynchus masou masou isolate Uvic2021 unplaced genomic scaffold, UVic_Omas_1.1 unplaced_scaffold_6468, whole genome shotgun sequence genome and includes:
- the LOC135536660 gene encoding S-adenosylhomocysteine hydrolase-like protein 1 yields the protein VLIETLVALGAQCRWTACNIYSTQNEVAAALAETGVPVFAWKGESEDDFWWCIDRCVNTEGWQANMILDDGGDLTHWVYKKYPSVFKKAQGIVEESVTGVHRLYQLSKAGKLCVPAMNVNDSVTKQKFDNLYCCRESILDGLKRTTDVMFGGKQVVVCGYGEVGKGCCSALKALGAIVCITEIDPICALQGCMDGFRVVKLNEVIRQMDLVITCTGNKNVVTREQLDRMKNGCIVCNMGHSNTEIDVASLRSPELTWERVRSQVDHVIWPDGKRVVLLAEGRLLNLSCSTVPTFVLSITATTQALALIELFNAPEGRYKQDVYLLPKKMGKTMAPYSLYSALLLTMTHRALIK